The Caenorhabditis elegans chromosome II genome has a segment encoding these proteins:
- the C52E2.4 gene encoding DUF38 domain-containing protein (Confirmed by transcript evidence): MSYAFKLLGIANESTLTVLSLRLAFNHFVELRLEFEEYPNRSTIIYRYKEDDTQLELAQYKKILLQEKNYIDVVCEDLANILKSSRFAENIKVRVDYFDSDYVDSEPFVNRVYEQFRINTTELFACTLHLQADHVSQLRFALKCFNPSKLLRLHISGSNRNTLDLEDIVKMEHWKNAKIIELFGFIVSIPFDNFRHFDFAFCKASRISTDDITTLVKNASSASRLHTFIIYYVCLDEDVTESFLNNLIGEKRINQSGEEVRFIQNDLEFVHKSKGFKILTPSRQFSDGDKLWPVQRLMKEYFLSKMQPHIDSRTESSTSWLSCFRNPVIMEHIVHGLDFYELVVLRKVSYEIRQCIEYIKPDPKLVAIKIRVETEVIYMEVFGRNNHKKIVYTPRPVVRSDKMCQQAQMLEADIRDFSNDFYTILENQKSVLEGFRVILKPFNGLPEFREIRKLLTLAPKISLNQFMIKLLEGIIKRVVFLPVEKMTIETDELELMARILLLSDSSSIKVIELRRRYPSGFILNEFMEQLASLAHWRNAEEFMINIFLPSSSIKTVIHFAKVDIRLEAISMEDVLYLKEKFLLSSKFRQFKAEFTDTDVDESIFEVNFLGEPFRRIDDPTTNLPNVWRFRYPGCRENLQIRYYQNRKIFMFNRVPTQF; encoded by the exons atgTCATATGCATTCAAATTGCTAGGAATCGCAAACGAGTCGACTCTAACCGTGTTATCTCTACGTCTTGCTTTCAATCATTTTGTAGAACTCAGATTGGAATTTGAGGAATATCCAAATAGGTCTACAATAATATATAGATATAAAGAAGACGACACGCAACTCGAATTGGCACAATACAAGAAAATCCTTCTGCAAGAGAAAAACTACATTGATGTTGTGTGCGAAGACTTGGCAAATATCTTGAAAAGCTCGAGGTTCGCCGAAAATATCAAAGTGCGAGTAGACTACTTTGACTCAGATTATGTGGACAGCGAACCGTTTGTGAATCGGGTTTATGAACAATTTCGGATTAACACGACGGAACTCTTTGCTTGCACGCTCCACCTGCAAGCAGATCATGTTTCTCAACTACGATTCgccttaaaatgttttaatccAAGCAAATTGCTAAGATTGCATATTTCCGGTTCGAACAGAAATACGCTAGATTTAGAAGACATTGTGAAGATGGAGCattggaaaaatgcaaaaatcatTGAACTTTTCGGCTTCATTGTTTCCATAccatttgacaattttcgccATTTTGACTTTGCATTTTGTAAAGCTTCAAGAATATCTACAGATGACATAACGACGCTTGTAAAG AATGCTTCCAGTGCGTCACGTCTTCACACTTTTATAATTTACTACGTTTGTCTGGACGAAGACGTTACAgaatcatttttgaacaatttgatAGGTGAAAAACGAATCAATCAGTCTGGTGAGGAAGTTCgatttattcaaaatgatCTAGAATTTGTGCACAAATCCAAaggattcaaaattttaactccCTCgcgtcaattttcagatggagaTAAGTTGTGGCCTGTTCAG cgTCTTATGAAGGAATATTTTCTTAGCAAAATGCAACCCCACATTGATAGCAGGACGGAATCATCAACGTCGTGGTTATCATGTTTTCGGAACCCGGTGATAATGGAGCACATTGTGCATGGCCTCGACTTTTATGAGTT AGTAGTGCTCCGTAAAGTCTCTTATGAAATTCGCCAGTGCATTGAATATATCAAACCTGACCCCAAATTGgttgcaataaaaattcgcGTGGAAACTGAAGTTATCTACATGGAAGTATTCGGCAGAaacaatcacaaaaaaattgtatacaCTCCTCGTCCTGTCGTACGGAGTGACAAAATGTGCCAACAGGCGCAAATGCTTGAAGCGGATAttagagatttttcaaacgatttttATACCATTTTGGAAAACCAGAAGTCTGTCTTGGAAGGGTTTCGTGTCATCCTAAAGCCATTCAATGGGTTACCTGAATTTCGTGAAATTCGCAAATTGCTGACTCTTGCCCCGAAGATCTCTTTAAATCAATTTATGATAAAACTGCTGGAAGGGATCATCAAACGGGTCGTTTTTCTTCCAGTAGAAAAAATGACCATTGAAACTGACGAGTTAGAGCTTATGGCTCGAATACTTCTACTCTCAGACTCCAGCTCGATAAAAGTAATTGAATTGAGAAGACGCTACCCGTCTGGTTTTATCTTAAATGAATTTATGGAACAGCTCGCAAGTCTGGCGCATTGGAGAAATGCAGAAGAATTTATGATCAATATTTTCCTGCCAAGTTCGAGCATTAAAACGGTAATTCACTTTGCAAAAGTCGATATAAGATTGGAGGCAATTTCAATGGAAGATGTTTTATATTTGAAGGAG aaattcctaTTGTCTTCTAAATTCCGTCAATTCAAAGCCGAGTTCACCGACACTGACGTTGATGAATCCATTTTTGAAGTTAACTTTTTGGGAGAGCCATTCCGCAGAATCGACGACCCCACCACAAATTTACCGAACGTTTGGCGTTTCCGCTACCCTGGTTGCAGAGAGAACCTCCAAATCAGATATTACCagaatcggaaaatttttatgttcaatAGAGTTCCTACACAATTTTGA
- the fbxb-97 gene encoding F-box associated domain-containing protein (Confirmed by transcript evidence): MSFSLISPNSVSTLNIQPPTSFSVSSPPFPILRLPPKALRATLQNFEFSDLMNFCLISPTSGKLLNIESGNVRVVLDHLMAIIVWSANGCCRFLFSPPSDDIEEHFTNWTLLNESFSMRRCVENLLVALDLQEIDQLFVMDEFAICDELKGIKLWRIVMGENNPKMFDLYYRDAMSINIADRALLGEQFRAMCSENLNRLELTEGCAIGLDDLLSCNANELKIEHPFTLSDLNLFIKHFINGSNPRLEEAHIALAGDNKEDYKEVLLKGIKYQTSHSLTFYEDGFSIDSFEFLRNDGIEVSASVDARSQNFYLVANLDNSPLCDDCCCACSRKL, encoded by the exons atgagcTTCTCACTCATCTCGCCAAATTCCGTCAGCACTTTGAATATTCAACCTCCAACTTCTTTCTCCGTCTCCTCTCCGCCGTTCCCCATCCTCCGTCTTCCACCGAAGGCCCTTCGTGCCACTCTTCAGAATTTTGAGTTCTCGGATTT aatgaactTCTGCCTGATCTCTCCAACATCCGGAAAGCTTCTGAACATCGAATCAGGAAATGTGCGCGTAGTTCTGGATCACCTGATGGCTATAATTGTCTGGTCTGCCAATGGATGCTGCCGGTTCTTGTTCAGCCCTCCTTCAGACGACATTGAGGAGCACTTTACGAATTGGACATTGCTCAATGAAAGCTTTTCGATGAGACGTTGCGTTGAGAATTTGCTCGTCGCTCTGGATCTTCAGGAAATTGACCAGTTGTTTGTTATGGATGAATTTGCGATCTGCGACGAGCTGAAAGGAATCAAGCTGTGGAGGATCGTGATGGGAGAGAACAACCCAAAGATGTTCGATCTCTACTACCGTGACGCCATGAGTATCAACATTGCCGACAGAGCTCTCCTTGGTGAGCAGTTCAGAGCTATGTGTTCCGAGAACTTGAATCGCCTGGAGCTTACTGAAGGATGTGCCATCGGACTTGACGATCTGCTCTCATGCAACGCCAACGAACTGAAAATCGAGCACCCATTCACTTTATCCGATTTGAATCTATTTATCAAACATTTCATCAATGGGTCAAATCCTAGACTGGAAGAAGCTCATATTGCATTGGCAGGGGACAACAAAGAGGACTACAAAGAGGTCTTGCTGAAAGGTATCAAGTACCAAACGTCTCACTCTTTGACATTCTACGAAGATGGCTTTTCGATTGATAGCTTCGAATTTCTTCGCAACGACGGAATTGAAGTATCGGCTTCGGTGGATGCAAGAAGTCAAAACTTCTACTTGGTTGCTAATCTGGACAATTCTCCACTTTGCGATGATTGCTGTTGTGCTTGCtcaagaaaattgtga
- the fbxb-96 gene encoding F-box domain-containing protein (Confirmed by transcript evidence), which yields MSAPSFPILRLPSKALHATLQTFDFVDLMSFSLISPTSVRPLNTGAASVYVILDNVITIVAGFVIFYLNPPSDQIDRIKVFPQCRWLNESFSVKKCVENLLVALDLQEVEKLVISKEHVDCDELKGFKFKMITMNVKNLKMFDLYYRDAKEISIADRAIFGEQSRALFSENLDCLEFLAECVIGLDDIIASNAIKTNIARPFSFSNLNLFLRHFINGSNPSLKEMNIAMEEGTFENYEKVLLNGINYRTSNFSRIYADGSSSNGLEFQQNDRTNVIVFVDPIRRWFYLTTYSFSHHCSCT from the exons ATGTCTGCTCCGTCTTTCCCCATCCTCCGTCTTCCATCGAAGGCCCTTCATGCTACTCtacaaacttttgattttgtgGATTT aATGAGTTTCTCCCTGATCTCACCAACATCCGTAAGACCTCTGAACACCGGAGCAGCATCTGTGTACGTGATTCTGGACAATGTTATAACTATAGTTGCcggttttgtcattttttatttgaatccTCCATCGGATCAAATTGACAGGATCAAGGTCTTTCCACAGTGTAGATGGCTTAATGAAAGCTTCTCGGTGAAAAAGTGCGTTGAGAATTTGTTGGTCGCCTTGGATCTTCAGGAAGTTGAAAAGTTGGTTATTTCCAAGGAGCATGTTGACTGCGACGAACTGAAGggattcaaattcaaaatgattACGATGAACGTGAAAAACCTAAAGATGTTCGATCTGTACTACCGGGACGCCAAGGAAATCAGTATTGCCGATAGAGCTATCTTCGGCGAGCAGTCCAGGGCTCTGTTCTCAGAGAACTTGGACTGCCTGGAGTTTCTCGCAGAATGTGTCATTGGACTTGACGATATAATAGCCAGCAATGCTATCAAAACCAACATTGCTCGCCCATTCtccttttccaatttgaatcTGTTTCTGAGACATTTCATCAACGGGTCAAATCCGAGCTTAAAGGAAATGAATATTGCTATGGAAGAGGGAACTTTTGAGAACTACGAAAAAGTTTTGCTAAACGGTATCAACTACCGGACGTCTAACTTTTCCAGAATTTATGCAGATGGCAGTTCGAGCAATGGTTTGGAGTTTCAACAAAACGATAGAACCAACGTGATAGTATTTGTGGATCCAATACGTCGCTGGTTCTATTTAACAACATACTCATTCAGTCATCATTGCAGTTGTACTTAA
- the C52E2.3 gene encoding DUF281 domain-containing protein (Partially confirmed by transcript evidence) → MNFYFISVCSIISSLAVLTESCMRMVPPEDVYISSTLAPEVNPPTTTLAPETAAPTTHAETGMTEEMMTPTPAVELSTVTDKVCPGISAECPDLKLQFYTPVDTIEQDGCSVLKCPAGGKPYATTHFSKSEIPKPPTTNDEDEFTIYKAVEAEDLDKIFVDIFGITCEGGVWKASVYPNGILTFGIDYEPDYDGMDGAYDGLKSEIDRMYC, encoded by the exons ATGAACTTCTATTTTATATCCGTGTGTTCTATTATTTCATCCTTGGCGGTTTTAACAGAAAGTTGTATGCGAATGGTTCCACCAGAGGACGTTTATATTTCGAGCACATTAGCTCCGGAGGTGAACCCTCCTACCACCACATTGGCTCCAGAGACTGCTGCTCCTACTACACATGCTGAGACTGGCATGACTGAG GAAATGATGACACCAACGCCTGCAGTGGAACTTTCAACTGTAACAG ATAAAGTATGCCCAGGGATTTCAGCAGAGTGTCCAGATCTGAAACTGCAATTCTACA cACCAGTAGACACTATAGAACAAGATGGCTGCTCGGTCCTAAAATGCCCAGCAGGCGGGAAACCATATGCGACCACACATTTCTCGAAAAGTGAAATTCCGAAACCGCCAACTACCAACGACGAAGATGAATTT ACTATTTATAAAGCCGTCGAAGCTGAAGATTTGGATAAGATCTTCGTTGATATATTTGGGATCACATGTGAAGGCGGGGTGTGGAAGGCGTCAGTGTATCCGAATGGGATTCTGACGTTCGGAATCGATTATGAGCCAGATTATGATGGCATGGATGGTGCATATGATGggttgaaatctgaaattgatagGATGTACTGTtaa
- the C52E2.2 gene encoding FIP (Fungus-Induced Protein) Related (Confirmed by transcript evidence) — protein sequence MNFIVYLLVLIAWAPSFGLSQGSPAAGSAAPTGGVNAGVDVNAEIEDPETGLFVGILGSGFGGSGKGGLF from the exons ATGAATTTCATCGTCTACCTCCTCGTCCTCATCGCCTGGGCTCCAAGCTTTGGATTGTCTCAAGGCTCTCCAGCAGCT ggTTCTGCAGCGCCTACAGGAGGGGTTAATGCTGGAGTAGATGTAAACGCTGAAATTGAGGATCCGGAAACGGGACTTTTTGTCGGAATACTTGGCAGTGGTTTCGGTGGCTCGGGCAAAGGAGGATTATTTTAA